The following coding sequences lie in one Lysobacter capsici genomic window:
- the metE gene encoding 5-methyltetrahydropteroyltriglutamate--homocysteine S-methyltransferase, translating into MISVTHLGFPRIGARRELKLALESFWKGDTPAQSLHDTAASLRERHWRLAHDAGADVVPCNDFSLYDHVLDNAVLFDAIPASHRAAFEEDPLGGYFALARGVQDGRRDLRALEMTKWFDTNYHYLVPQFEPGQRFALRGDKPLAELAQARALGLDARPVLLGPVSFLKLGKRNDGGDPRELLDALLPAYAELLAKLKAAGAQWVQLDEPTLTLDLDDIDRAAFRRAYAALAEVDAPQRLLTTYFGALGDNAALAAQLPVEGLHVDLVRAPQQLESLLPLLPEQRALSLGVVDGRNIWRADLDAALSLARRAGDRAQWLAPSCSLLHVPTDIELERKLPTPLRHWMAYARQKIEELHLLAGVLSGDAEAARDLASAASARAARLASPLLRNAQVRKRLAAIEPAMAQRVSPYAKRAQLQQERLNLPLFPTTTIGSFPQTAQVRRARAEHKAGKLDDAAYQAFLENETAQCLREQETLGIDVLVHGEFERNDMVEYFGEQLDGFAFTAHGWVQSYGSRCVKPPVLFGDVARPRAMTVEWTRYAQSLTARPVKGMLTGPVTILQWSFVRDDQPRADSCRQIALALREEVLDLEAAGIAVIQIDEPALREGLPLRRADWPAYLAWAGESFRLAASGVGDATQIHTHMCYAEFNDIIEAVAALDADVISIETSRSRMELLDAFARYRYPNGIGPGVYDIHSPRVPSETEMRELLDKALEVLDPAQLWVNPDCGLKTRGWPEVRAALQAMVQAAQGLRESVTAVA; encoded by the coding sequence ATGATCAGCGTTACCCACCTCGGCTTCCCGCGCATCGGCGCGCGGCGCGAGCTCAAGCTGGCCCTGGAATCGTTCTGGAAAGGCGACACGCCGGCCCAGTCGCTGCACGACACCGCCGCCTCGCTGCGCGAACGCCATTGGCGCCTCGCCCACGACGCCGGCGCCGACGTCGTGCCGTGCAACGATTTCTCGCTCTACGACCACGTGCTCGACAACGCGGTGTTGTTCGACGCCATCCCGGCCTCGCACCGCGCGGCGTTCGAAGAAGACCCGCTGGGCGGCTATTTCGCCCTCGCCCGCGGCGTGCAGGACGGCCGCCGCGATCTGCGCGCGCTGGAAATGACCAAGTGGTTCGACACCAACTACCACTATCTGGTGCCGCAGTTCGAACCCGGCCAGCGCTTCGCCCTGCGCGGCGACAAGCCGCTGGCCGAACTGGCCCAGGCGCGGGCGCTGGGGCTCGACGCGCGGCCGGTGCTGCTCGGCCCGGTGTCGTTCCTCAAGCTCGGCAAGCGCAACGACGGCGGCGACCCGCGCGAGTTGCTCGACGCCCTGCTGCCGGCCTACGCCGAACTGCTGGCCAAGCTCAAGGCGGCCGGCGCGCAATGGGTGCAGTTGGACGAACCGACCCTGACCCTCGACCTCGACGACATCGACCGCGCCGCGTTCCGTCGCGCCTACGCCGCGCTGGCCGAAGTCGATGCGCCGCAGCGCCTGCTGACCACGTATTTCGGCGCGCTCGGCGACAACGCCGCGCTCGCCGCGCAATTGCCGGTGGAAGGACTGCATGTCGATCTGGTGCGCGCGCCGCAGCAGCTCGAAAGCCTGCTGCCGCTGCTGCCGGAACAGCGCGCGCTGAGCCTGGGCGTGGTCGACGGCCGCAACATCTGGCGCGCCGATCTCGACGCCGCGCTGAGCCTGGCCCGTCGCGCCGGCGACCGGGCGCAATGGCTGGCGCCGTCGTGCTCGCTGCTGCACGTGCCGACCGATATCGAACTGGAACGCAAACTGCCCACGCCGCTGCGTCACTGGATGGCCTACGCCAGGCAGAAGATCGAAGAACTGCATCTGCTCGCCGGCGTGCTGAGCGGCGACGCCGAAGCCGCGCGCGATCTCGCCTCCGCCGCCAGCGCGCGCGCCGCGCGCCTGGCTTCGCCACTGCTGCGCAACGCGCAGGTGCGCAAGCGGCTGGCTGCGATTGAACCGGCGATGGCCCAACGCGTGTCGCCGTATGCAAAACGCGCGCAGCTGCAACAAGAACGTCTGAACCTGCCACTGTTCCCGACCACCACCATCGGCTCGTTCCCGCAGACCGCGCAGGTGCGGCGCGCGCGCGCCGAGCACAAGGCCGGCAAGCTCGACGATGCGGCGTATCAGGCGTTTCTCGAAAACGAAACCGCGCAGTGCCTGCGCGAGCAGGAAACGCTCGGCATCGACGTGCTGGTGCATGGCGAATTCGAACGCAACGACATGGTCGAATACTTCGGCGAGCAACTCGACGGCTTCGCCTTCACCGCGCACGGCTGGGTGCAGAGCTACGGCTCGCGCTGCGTCAAGCCGCCGGTGCTGTTCGGCGACGTGGCACGGCCGCGCGCGATGACCGTGGAGTGGACGCGCTACGCGCAATCGCTCACCGCGCGTCCGGTCAAGGGCATGCTGACCGGCCCGGTGACGATCCTGCAGTGGTCGTTCGTGCGCGACGACCAGCCGCGCGCCGACAGTTGCCGGCAGATCGCCCTGGCCTTGCGCGAGGAAGTGCTGGACCTGGAAGCGGCCGGGATCGCGGTGATCCAGATCGACGAACCGGCGCTGCGCGAAGGCCTGCCGCTGCGCCGCGCCGATTGGCCGGCGTACCTGGCCTGGGCCGGCGAATCGTTCCGCCTCGCCGCCAGCGGCGTCGGCGATGCGACCCAGATCCACACCCACATGTGCTACGCCGAGTTCAACGACATCATCGAAGCGGTCGCGGCGCTGGACGCCGACGTGATCTCGATCGAGACCTCGCGTTCGCGCATGGAACTGCTCGACGCGTTCGCGCGTTATCGCTATCCCAACGGCATCGGCCCGGGCGTGTACGACATCCACTCCCCGCGCGTGCCCAGTGAAACCGAGATGCGCGAGTTGCTCGACAAGGCGCTGGAGGTGCTCGATCCGGCGCAGCTGTGGGTCAATCCGGACTGCGGCTTGAAGACCCGCGGCTGGCCGGAAGTGCGCGCGGCGCTGCAGGCGATGGTGCAGGCGGCGCAGGGCTTGCGCGAGTCGGTAACTGCGGTGGCGTGA
- the gap gene encoding type I glyceraldehyde-3-phosphate dehydrogenase — MTIKVGINGFGRIGRNVLRAAVQNFGSEIEIVAINDLLEPDYLAYMLQYDSVHGRFKGEVKVEGNTLIVNGKPIRLTQERDPANLKWDEVGAEVVIESTGLFLDKATAQKHLDAGAKKVVLSAPSKDDTPMFVFGVNDKTYQGEAIVSNASCTTNCLAPLAKVINDKWGIKRGLMTTVHAATATQKTVDGPSNKDWRGGRGILENIIPSSTGAAKAVGVVIPELNKKLTGMSFRVPTSDVSVVDLTVELNSEATYAEICAEMKAQSEGALKGVLGYTEDKVVATDFRGDARTSIFDAEAGIALDGTFVKLVSWYDNEWGYSNKCLEMVKVVAGK, encoded by the coding sequence ATGACGATCAAGGTAGGCATCAACGGCTTCGGCCGCATCGGACGCAACGTCCTGCGCGCTGCCGTGCAGAACTTCGGCAGCGAGATCGAGATCGTCGCCATCAACGACCTGCTCGAGCCGGACTACCTGGCCTACATGCTGCAGTACGACTCGGTCCACGGCCGCTTCAAGGGCGAGGTCAAGGTCGAAGGCAACACCCTGATCGTCAACGGCAAGCCGATCCGCCTGACCCAGGAACGCGATCCGGCCAACCTGAAGTGGGATGAGGTGGGCGCGGAAGTGGTGATCGAGTCGACCGGCCTGTTCCTCGACAAGGCCACCGCGCAGAAGCACCTCGACGCGGGCGCCAAGAAGGTCGTGCTGTCGGCGCCGTCGAAGGACGACACCCCGATGTTCGTGTTCGGCGTCAACGACAAGACCTACCAGGGCGAGGCGATCGTCTCCAACGCCTCATGCACCACCAACTGCCTGGCGCCGCTGGCCAAGGTCATCAACGACAAGTGGGGCATCAAGCGCGGCCTGATGACCACCGTGCACGCCGCCACCGCGACCCAGAAGACCGTCGACGGCCCGAGCAACAAGGACTGGCGCGGCGGCCGCGGCATCCTGGAGAACATCATTCCGTCCAGCACCGGCGCGGCCAAGGCCGTCGGCGTGGTGATCCCGGAGCTCAACAAGAAGCTCACCGGCATGTCGTTCCGCGTGCCGACCTCGGACGTGTCGGTGGTCGACCTGACCGTCGAGCTCAACAGCGAAGCCACCTACGCCGAGATCTGCGCGGAAATGAAGGCGCAGAGCGAAGGCGCGCTCAAGGGCGTGCTGGGCTACACCGAGGACAAGGTCGTGGCGACCGACTTCCGCGGCGACGCGCGCACCTCGATCTTCGACGCCGAAGCCGGCATCGCGCTCGACGGCACCTTCGTCAAGCTGGTGAGCTGGTACGACAACGAGTGGGGCTATTCGAACAAGTGCCTGGAAATGGTCAAGGTCGTCGCGGGCAAGTAA